A stretch of the Desulfobacteraceae bacterium genome encodes the following:
- the iorA gene encoding indolepyruvate ferredoxin oxidoreductase subunit alpha has product MHKLLTDQAGLEMLLLGNEAIARGALEAGVAFASTYPGTPSSEISANFFQIARETDLYFEYSTNEKVAMEVAAAAANAGVRSMCIMKHVGLNVAADPLMTLAYVGVKAGMVIVTADDPFMFSSQNEQDNRYYGRLAGLPMLEPSSVAEAKEMTAYAFELSEELQQPVLFRTTTRINHSTAVVTTGPLKARRPKGGFVKDPLNYVPVPVVARKLHARLLERLEAAEKLAAQSPFNFTSGGGDWGIVCNGVSHSYVCDALQDLGVRDRVRVLRIGFSHPLPAGLVTGFLKACSRVLVVEEGEPFMEETFKAYAQEAGLMLPIRGKGPGLFSRLYEFDPAMVKKVVAAYFEVPYSPPAIPDLSDLPEIPQRPPTLCAGCSHRATFYAVKKATEGLDTIHPTDIGCYTLGFLPPLLMGDFLICMGSSVGTAGGFAQVTDQKVLAFIGDSTFFHSGIAGLVNAVFNNHNFTLVILDNGTTAMTGHQPHPGVDMHELGIEGHGRVSIEAVVKALGVQYVTTIRPYNTKKSIAAIREALEFEGVSVVISQELCTLYAKSLNKARGRAFYVSEACKNHRDCIDDLACFAFYLQDGRVKIDPDLCAGCSVCAQICPENAIRPIKAQG; this is encoded by the coding sequence ATGCACAAACTTTTGACCGATCAGGCCGGCCTGGAAATGCTACTGCTGGGCAACGAGGCCATCGCCCGCGGGGCGCTGGAGGCCGGCGTCGCCTTCGCCAGCACCTACCCGGGCACCCCGTCGTCGGAAATATCCGCCAATTTCTTTCAGATCGCCCGTGAAACCGATCTTTACTTCGAGTACAGCACCAACGAGAAGGTCGCCATGGAGGTGGCGGCGGCGGCGGCCAATGCCGGCGTACGCAGCATGTGCATCATGAAGCACGTCGGGCTCAACGTCGCCGCGGACCCCCTGATGACCCTGGCCTATGTGGGCGTCAAGGCCGGCATGGTGATCGTCACGGCCGACGACCCCTTCATGTTCTCCAGCCAAAACGAGCAGGACAACCGCTATTACGGCCGCCTGGCGGGACTGCCGATGCTGGAGCCGTCGTCGGTGGCCGAGGCCAAGGAGATGACTGCCTACGCCTTCGAGCTCTCCGAAGAACTCCAGCAGCCGGTTCTTTTCCGGACCACCACGCGCATCAACCACTCCACCGCGGTGGTGACCACTGGCCCCCTCAAGGCCCGCCGCCCCAAGGGAGGCTTCGTCAAGGACCCACTCAACTATGTGCCGGTGCCGGTAGTGGCCCGCAAGCTGCACGCGCGCCTGCTGGAGCGCCTGGAGGCCGCCGAGAAGCTGGCCGCCCAAAGCCCCTTCAATTTCACCTCCGGGGGCGGCGACTGGGGGATCGTCTGCAACGGCGTCAGCCACAGCTACGTCTGCGACGCCCTCCAGGACCTGGGCGTCCGGGACCGCGTCCGGGTCCTGCGGATCGGCTTCTCCCACCCCCTGCCCGCCGGGCTGGTCACGGGGTTTCTCAAGGCGTGCAGCCGCGTCCTGGTGGTCGAGGAGGGCGAACCCTTCATGGAGGAAACGTTCAAGGCCTACGCCCAGGAAGCCGGCCTGATGCTGCCGATTCGGGGCAAGGGGCCGGGGCTTTTTTCGCGCCTCTACGAATTCGACCCCGCCATGGTCAAGAAGGTGGTCGCCGCCTATTTCGAGGTGCCCTACAGCCCCCCGGCGATCCCCGACCTGAGCGACCTGCCCGAGATTCCCCAGCGGCCGCCGACCTTGTGCGCCGGCTGCTCCCACCGGGCGACCTTCTACGCCGTCAAAAAGGCCACCGAGGGGCTGGACACCATCCACCCCACCGATATCGGCTGCTACACCCTGGGGTTCCTGCCGCCCCTCTTGATGGGCGACTTTCTGATCTGCATGGGCTCTTCGGTGGGCACCGCCGGCGGCTTCGCCCAGGTGACGGACCAGAAGGTGCTGGCCTTCATCGGGGACTCGACCTTTTTCCACTCCGGCATCGCCGGCCTGGTCAACGCCGTCTTCAACAACCACAATTTCACCCTGGTGATCCTGGACAACGGCACCACGGCGATGACCGGCCACCAGCCCCATCCCGGGGTGGACATGCACGAGTTGGGGATCGAAGGCCACGGGCGGGTGTCCATCGAGGCGGTGGTCAAAGCCCTGGGCGTCCAGTACGTCACCACCATCCGGCCCTACAACACCAAAAAGAGCATTGCGGCGATCCGTGAAGCCCTGGAATTCGAAGGGGTTTCGGTGGTTATCAGCCAGGAGCTGTGCACGCTTTACGCCAAAAGCCTCAACAAGGCCCGCGGCCGGGCCTTCTACGTCTCGGAGGCGTGCAAGAATCACCGCGACTGCATCGACGACCTGGCCTGCTTCGCCTTTTACCTCCAGGACGGCCGGGTCAAAATCGACCCCGACCTGTGCGCCGGCTGCTCGGTCTGCGCCCAGATCTGTCCGGAAAATGCCATCCGCCCCATCAAAGCCCAAGGCTGA
- a CDS encoding indolepyruvate oxidoreductase subunit beta gives MEAKRLIIVAVGGQGNLLASRVLGEAALLSGVPVRMSEIHGMAQRGGVVESAMVFGDACSPIISDGEADILLGFEPAETLRALQKCNADSLAITNLSPLTPFTVTIGRGTYPGLGQIQKLLRAKVRKLVAFDATTLAKQAGSVMAVNMVLLGALLHENALPLTTENVKTAIRTRTRKAFLETNLKAFDLGFEAAAGASKG, from the coding sequence ATGGAAGCGAAACGGTTAATCATTGTGGCGGTTGGCGGGCAAGGCAACCTGCTGGCTTCGCGGGTGCTGGGCGAGGCGGCGCTGCTCTCGGGGGTGCCGGTGCGCATGAGCGAAATTCACGGCATGGCCCAGCGGGGCGGCGTGGTGGAGTCGGCCATGGTTTTCGGCGACGCCTGCAGCCCGATCATTTCCGACGGCGAGGCCGACATCCTGCTGGGCTTTGAACCCGCCGAAACCCTGCGGGCCCTGCAAAAGTGCAACGCCGACAGCCTGGCCATCACCAATCTCAGCCCGTTGACGCCGTTTACGGTCACCATCGGCCGGGGCACCTACCCGGGGCTGGGGCAGATCCAGAAGCTGCTGCGGGCCAAGGTCCGCAAGCTGGTGGCCTTCGACGCCACGACGCTCGCCAAGCAGGCGGGCAGCGTGATGGCGGTCAACATGGTGCTGCTGGGCGCCCTGCTGCATGAAAACGCCCTGCCCCTGACCACCGAAAACGTCAAAACCGCCATCCGCACGCGCACCCGCAAAGCCTTCTTGGAAACCAACCTCAAGGCCTTCGACCTGGGGTTTGAAGCCGCAGCGGGCGCCTCCAAGGGGTGA
- a CDS encoding XTP/dITP diphosphatase, which produces MPPPITLVIATRNKGKCAEIRELLEGYPVTIKDLTDFGPIPAVVEDGLSFDENAYKKASFTARVLGLPALADDSGLVVAALGGAPGVVSARYAGPGASDAERCRRVLAEMFGKTDRRAAFECVISVAVPTGAALTYEGRCEGLITEEPVGENGFGYDPIFYYPPLKKTFAQLSREEKSRVSHRGKALGELRSEFGKVLIWIRQQFQVDEKFICSRDD; this is translated from the coding sequence GTGCCCCCTCCGATCACGCTGGTTATTGCTACCCGCAACAAGGGAAAATGCGCCGAAATTCGCGAACTCCTGGAAGGCTACCCCGTCACCATAAAAGACCTCACCGACTTCGGGCCGATTCCCGCGGTAGTCGAAGACGGTCTGAGCTTCGATGAGAATGCCTACAAGAAGGCCAGCTTCACCGCCCGGGTGCTGGGGCTGCCGGCCCTGGCCGACGACTCGGGCTTGGTGGTGGCCGCGCTGGGAGGCGCCCCCGGGGTGGTCTCGGCGCGCTATGCCGGCCCCGGGGCCTCGGACGCGGAGCGCTGCCGGCGGGTGCTGGCCGAAATGTTCGGAAAGACGGATCGCCGCGCCGCCTTCGAGTGCGTGATTTCTGTGGCGGTGCCGACGGGGGCGGCGTTGACCTACGAAGGGCGCTGTGAAGGCCTGATCACCGAAGAGCCGGTGGGCGAAAACGGATTCGGCTACGACCCGATTTTCTACTACCCCCCGCTGAAAAAGACCTTCGCCCAGCTGAGCCGCGAGGAGAAAAGCCGCGTCAGTCACCGCGGCAAGGCCCTGGGCGAACTCCGCAGCGAGTTCGGCAAGGTGCTGA
- a CDS encoding 4'-phosphopantetheinyl transferase superfamily protein encodes MAVLYPVILPVTAANRGLKGPEKVRHLSARARQALALSAARSGVALPRLPKDERGAPLPVNGVYWSISHKSDYVAGVIGPDPVGIDLEKIRTFSEGVRRKIADEAEWALSGEVPERRFFRFWTAKEAVLKAAGTGLSELSRCRVQSVPDGRRVMLSFRGVPVAVAHFFFDQHVAAVVQNAHRVAWALLGGEDPGA; translated from the coding sequence GTGGCCGTTCTCTACCCGGTGATACTGCCGGTCACGGCGGCCAACCGCGGCCTCAAGGGGCCGGAGAAGGTGCGGCACCTCAGCGCCCGGGCGCGCCAGGCGCTGGCGCTCTCCGCCGCCCGCAGCGGGGTCGCGCTGCCCCGTCTGCCCAAGGACGAGCGCGGCGCCCCGCTGCCGGTCAACGGGGTCTACTGGTCCATCAGCCACAAATCCGATTACGTGGCCGGGGTGATCGGTCCGGATCCGGTGGGCATCGACCTCGAGAAAATTCGAACCTTTTCGGAGGGGGTGCGCCGCAAGATCGCCGACGAGGCGGAGTGGGCGCTTTCCGGGGAGGTTCCCGAACGGCGTTTTTTTCGCTTCTGGACGGCCAAGGAGGCCGTACTCAAGGCCGCCGGCACCGGCCTGAGCGAACTGTCGCGCTGCCGGGTGCAGTCGGTTCCCGACGGCCGCCGGGTGATGCTGTCCTTCAGGGGCGTCCCGGTGGCGGTGGCGCACTTCTTCTTCGACCAGCACGTGGCCGCCGTGGTGCAAAACGCCCACCGGGTCGCGTGGGCGCTGCTCGGGGGGGAAGACCCCGGCGCCTGA